The Paracoccus liaowanqingii genome window below encodes:
- a CDS encoding baeRF12 domain-containing protein: MLPHNAVVVVADGHSATIFRNIAKHGLELTETEKVTPDSLTSGPTAQLDEISPRDAEEAGFALQLTRHLNAMVLKNRLEDIAIIADPSTLGVMRKHYHKELQLRLRKEIAKTLTNADIQAIQNSLL, from the coding sequence ATGCTGCCCCACAACGCTGTGGTGGTCGTCGCGGACGGCCACTCTGCCACCATCTTCCGCAACATCGCCAAGCACGGGCTGGAACTGACGGAAACCGAGAAGGTCACCCCGGACAGCCTGACCTCGGGTCCGACGGCCCAGCTGGACGAGATCTCGCCCCGCGATGCGGAAGAGGCCGGGTTCGCCCTGCAGCTGACGCGCCACCTAAACGCGATGGTCCTGAAGAACCGGTTGGAGGACATCGCCATCATCGCCGATCCCTCGACGCTTGGCGTGATGCGCAAGCATTATCACAAGGAGCTGCAGCTGCGGCTGCGCAAGGAGATCGCGAAGACGCTGACGAATGCGGACATTCAGGCGATCCAGAACAGCCTGCTCTGA
- a CDS encoding 3-hydroxybutyrate dehydrogenase yields MFETFLKGKTAVVTGSNSGIGLGVAERLARAGADVVLNSFSDTDEDHALARKMAADHGVTVRYIQADMSKGEQCRALIEKAGACDILVNNAGIQHVAAIPDFPAEKWDAIIAINLTSAFHTTAAALPMMRAAGWGRVINIASAHGLTASPYKSAYVAAKHGIVGLTKVTGLETAREAITANAICPGYVLTPLVEAQIPDTMKKYDMDREEVIEKVLLERQPSKDFATTDQLGDTAVFLCSGAAAQITGTTISVDGGWTAL; encoded by the coding sequence ATGTTCGAGACATTCCTGAAGGGCAAGACGGCCGTCGTGACCGGATCCAATTCCGGCATCGGCCTGGGCGTGGCCGAGCGCTTGGCGCGGGCGGGGGCCGACGTGGTCCTGAACAGCTTTTCCGACACCGACGAGGATCATGCGCTGGCCCGGAAGATGGCGGCGGACCATGGCGTCACCGTCCGCTACATCCAGGCCGACATGTCCAAGGGCGAACAGTGCCGCGCACTGATCGAAAAGGCGGGCGCCTGCGATATCCTGGTCAACAATGCGGGCATCCAGCATGTCGCCGCGATCCCGGATTTCCCGGCCGAGAAATGGGACGCGATCATCGCCATCAACCTGACCTCGGCCTTCCACACCACGGCGGCGGCGCTGCCGATGATGCGGGCGGCGGGATGGGGACGGGTGATCAACATCGCCTCGGCCCACGGGCTGACGGCCAGCCCCTACAAATCCGCCTATGTCGCGGCCAAGCACGGCATCGTCGGCCTGACCAAGGTGACGGGCCTGGAGACCGCGCGCGAGGCGATCACCGCCAACGCGATCTGCCCGGGCTACGTGCTGACCCCGCTGGTGGAGGCGCAGATCCCCGACACGATGAAGAAATACGACATGGATCGCGAGGAGGTGATCGAGAAGGTGCTGCTGGAGCGCCAGCCCTCCAAGGATTTCGCCACGACCGACCAGCTGGGCGACACCGCCGTCTTCCTGTGCAGCGGTGCCGCGGCGCAAATCACCGGCACCACGATCAGCGTCGACGGGGGCTGGACCGCACTCTGA